In one Podarcis muralis chromosome 7, rPodMur119.hap1.1, whole genome shotgun sequence genomic region, the following are encoded:
- the LOC144328342 gene encoding uncharacterized protein LOC144328342, with protein MLIIGAEQVLESTGGPVPGLFVNNCHSLVRVFGAFLPAAQLLEAMCFLARDLVLESSFDPLDISHLLQDFIKQFGGTKVKVEVLLEAFYKIAQGPTVQGRNMAVFAFSILAHHHLDKVVQYLLQFPFGDCERVWKEVLPSADPEKLIHLMAKQLYQSPLAESATQVVRTNHLLPGFLLPRVISRGSCILQKSRESDLHPSLFQQHLSSLLHAILRMEDYKAAVRQNFPQLLIALLGMVVNFHYYQEFLGGAKEVLHLLLGTTGEEVEAAIVNQLFCRETFSQGLSAMVRAVGKRSWWIPPMVESIIAALEDQDFAGMPQVAAAIYIELLSCRLEVYPCEDTLEQLLNWLEYDCLEVRKLSVRGISLLLDSGMDPALLRLFLRDSLSYVEADVLPELIELVDQAYHSRELGEEDLEMLAATYCGLAAHEEASVRESAIEHLGLLRGWARDQRLPITTTEKEAIRELVVVLIHLEDEDLEVAKAARRALSHLAPEVKWWAHSNKFSLHFALHQAAKHLSKTFSKGILRSAALSCTQLSANRLPAVSRVAALLLGKSSNVLPW; from the exons ATGCTCATCATCGGAGCTGAGCAGGTCCTCGAATCCACCGGAGGACCGGTTCCTGGGCTGTTTGTGAATAACTGTCACTCTCTTGTCAGG GTCTTTGGCGCCTTTCTCCCTGCGGCGCAGCTCTTGGAGGCCATGTGCTTCCTGGCCAGAGACCTGGTTCTTGAGAGCAGCTTCGACCCCTTGGACATCTCCCACCTGCTGCAAGATTTCATCAAGCAGTTTGGCGGCACAAAAGTGAAG gtggaggtgctgctggaggccttcTATAAGATCGCCCAGGGGCCTACAGTGCAAGGcaggaacatggccgtcttcgcgTTCTCCATCTTGGCGCACCACCACCTGGACAAAGTGGTGCAATATCTCCTCCAGTTTCCCTTCGG AGACTGCGAGAGAGTATGGAAGGAGGTTTTACCATCGGCCGATCCAGAAAAGCTGATCCATCTCATGGCCAAGCAGCTTTACCAAAGCCCCTTGGCGGAATCTGCCACCCAAGTGGTAAGGACCAACCacctgcttcctggcttccttcttcccagggtaatatcgaggggttcctgtattctgcagaaaagcagagaaagtgacttgcacccctctctcttccagcaacatctcagcagcctgttgcacgccatcctcaggatggaggactacaaggcagctgtgcgccagaacttcccacagctgctgatCGCTCTCCTGGGGATGGTTGTCAACTTCCACTACTATCAGGAATTCCTCGG agggGCTAAGGAAGTTCTGCACCTCCTTCTTGGCACCACTGGAGAAGAAGTAGAGGCGGCCATCGTCAACCAACTTTTCTGCCGGGAGACTTTCAGCCAGGGGTTGTCTGCCATGGTGAG aGCTGTCGGAAAGCGAAGCTGGTGGATCCCTCCCATGGTGGAAAGCATCATCGCTGCTCTCGAGGACCAGGATTTTGCCGGGATGCCACAAGTCGCGGCAGCTATCTACATCGAG CTGCTCAGCTGCCGTCTGGAGGTCTATCCCTGTGAAGATACACTGGAGCAGCTCCTCAACTGGCTGGAATACGACTGCCTGGAAGTCCGGAAGCTCAGCGTCAGAGGGATATCCCTGCTTCTGGACTCTGGCATG GACCCTGCGCTTCTGCGGCTCTTCCTGAGGGATTCCCTCTCTTATGTAGAAGCTGATGTCCTCCCAGAGTTGATAGAGCTGGTAGACCAAGCCTACCATTCCAGGGAGCTGGGAGAGgaagacctggagatgctggcggcAACCTACTGCGGCCTGGCTGCCCAT GAGGAAGCCTCCGTCCGGGAATCAGCCATCGAACATCTGGGGCTGCTTCGGGGCTGGGCGAGAGACCAAAGACTTCCCATtacaacaacagaaaaggaagCCATTCGCGAACTGGTTGTGGTCCTCATTCACCTCGAAGACGAGGACCTTGAAGTGGCCAAG GCCGCAAGGAGGGCTCTTTCCCATCTAGCCCCAGAAGTCAAGTGGTGGGCTCATTCCAACAAATTTAGCCTCCACTTTGCTCTCCACCAGGCTGCCAAGCATCTG AGCAAGACCTTCAGCAAGGGCATCCTTCGGAGTGCTGCCTTATCATGTACGCAGCTGTCTGCCAACAGGCTGCCAGCAGTCTCCAGGgtggcagctctgcttctgggtaagtcaagcaacgttcttccctggtag